In a single window of the Elaeis guineensis isolate ETL-2024a chromosome 8, EG11, whole genome shotgun sequence genome:
- the LOC140851125 gene encoding uncharacterized protein has protein sequence MLESGNAKSSSMFDSDHRHHHHWRDRLGSAMMSTINGRFVGPGAGVDPGTGGKRTIEDELSVPILLAERVRKAVGEAESFKTECAEMGRQADLLADMLRAVVRRLSAMTTPYERPALRIAGEAYKALDRALSLARRCRRSGVLCRVVSITTGSADFRKTIALLEASLGDLRWLLSVYFSSDDPSDGGGAAAGGLILSLPPIASTDPILSWVWSCIAAVQMAARPSDRAEAAASLANLALDSGRNKKIIIDEGGVPPLLSLLRDGAVSLDGQIAAATALTNLAADRDLVSLIVANLAVPVVVQVLADAPMRLQASLAALVARMAEHDPVAREAFAQENAIRPLVSILSFEVPLDDSCLHSKKTSSIPSLVRINRDVTSSTSNSNNLPDAKVVSASRDHHHAYYYYHHHHRKEWGKESPEVKLQLKVACAEALWMLSRNCVSNSRKIAETKGLLCLSKLIELETGELQLNCLMTAMEIAAAAESDADLRRSAFKMNSLAAKSVVEQLLRVADEGSSPSLQILAIKSLGSLARIFPARETRVLRPLVVQLGHGDPNVTAEAAVSLGKFACPENFLCVEHSKAIMEFEGVPRLMRLLRPGEKTQLPGLVLLCYLAMHVPSNEALERAKALGTLESASRSAMANHASLRELLRQAIYQLELYRAGGHTCIHIEPDSE, from the coding sequence ATGCTGGAAAGTGGAAACGCCAAGTCCTCCTCCATGTTCGACTCCGACCATCGCCACCACCACCACTGGAGAGATAGACTGGGTTCGGCGATGATGTCCACCATCAATGGCCGCTTTGTCGGCCCCGGCGCGGGAGTCGACCCCGGAACCGGCGGCAAGAGGACGATCGAGGACGAGCTCTCCGTCCCGATCCTCCTCGCCGAGCGGGTCCGCAAGGCCGTCGGCGAGGCCGAGTCCTTCAAGACCGAGTGCGCCGAGATGGGCCGCCAGGCCGACCTCCTCGCAGACATGCTCCGTGCCGTCGTCCGCCGCCTCTCCGCCATGACCACCCCCTACGAGCGTCCCGCCCTCCGCATCGCCGGCGAGGCCTACAAGGCCCTCGACCGCGCCCTCTCCCTCGCACGCCGCTGCCGCCGCTCCGGGGTCCTCTGCCGCGTCGTCTCCATCACCACCGGCTCCGCCGACTTCCGCAAGACCATCGCCCTCCTCGAAGCCTCCCTCGGCGACCTCCGCTGGCTCCTCTCCGTCTACTTCTCCTCCGACGACCCATCCGACGGCGGCGGCGCCGCCGCCGGCGGGCTCATCCTCAGCCTGCCGCCCATCGCCTCCACCGACCCCATCCTATCCTGGGTCTGGTCCTGCATCGCCGCCGTTCAGATGGCCGCCCGGCCCTCCGACCGCGCCGAGGCCGCCGCCTCTCTCGCCAACCTCGCCCTCGACAGCGGCCGCAACAAGAAGATCATCATCGACGAGGGCGGCGTgccgcccctcctctccctcctccgCGACGGTGCCGTCTCTCTCGACGGCCAGATCGCTGCCGCCACCGCCCTCACCAACCTCGCCGCCGACCGCGACCTCGTCTCCCTCATCGTCGCGAACCTTGCCGTTCCCGTCGTCGTCCAGGTCCTCGCCGACGCCCCTATGCGCCTCCAGGCCAGCCTCGCGGCCCTGGTCGCCCGCATGGCCGAACACGACCCCGTCGCCCGGGAGGCGTTCGCCCAGGAGAACGCCATCCGCCCTCTCGTCTCCATCCTCTCCTTCGAGGTCCCGCTGGACGACTCCTGCCTCCATTCGAAGAAGACCAGCAGCATCCCCTCCCTCGTCCGTATCAATCGCGACGTCACGTCCTCCACTTCCAATTCTAACAATCTGCCCGACGCCAAAGTCGTCTCGGCCTCTCGCGACCACCATCACGCATACTACTACTACCACCATCACCACCGCAAGGAATGGGGGAAGGAGAGCCCAGAGGTGAAGCTCCAGCTCAAGGTTGCGTGCGCCGAGGCCCTGTGGATGCTCTCCCGGAACTGCGTCTCCAACAGCCGCAAGATCGCCGAGACCAAGGGGCTGCTCTGCCTCTCCAAGCTCATCGAGCTGGAGACCGGCGAGCTTCAGCTTAATTGCCTGATGACCGCGATGGAAATTGCCGCCGCCGCCGAGTCCGACGCCGACCTTCGTCGCTCGGCCTTCAAGATGAACTCTTTGGCTGCCAAGTCCGTCGTGGAGCAGCTCCTGAGAGTAGCGGATGAGGGGAGCAGCCCATCGCTTCAGATTCTGGCCATCAAGTCTCTCGGTTCATTGGCACGGATTTTCCCAGCGCGGGAGACCCGGGTCCTGCGGCCGCTTGTGGTGCAGCTCGGGCATGGGGATCCAAACGTGACCGCTGAGGCGGCCGTTTCGTTGGGGAAGTTTGCCTGCCCTGAGAATTTTCTGTGTGTGGAGCACTCCAAGGCTATCATGGAGTTCGAGGGGGTGCCGCGGCTGATGAGGCTGCTGCGGCCCGGTGAGAAGACGCAGTTGCCGGGGCTGGTTCTGCTCTGTTACCTGGCAATGCATGTGCCCAGCAATGAAGCTCTGGAACGTGCCAAGGCACTGGGGACTCTCGAGTCGGCCAGTCGCAGTGCGATGGCGAACCATGCTTCTCTGAGAGAGTTGCTTCGCCAAGCCATTTATCAGCTCGAGCTTTACCGTGCCGGAGGGCATACTTGTATACATATCGAGCCTGATTCAGAGTGA